Genomic DNA from Paenibacillus donghaensis:
GGACTTACGGCGCCGTCCACCGTGGAGGAGCTGGAGAAGATGATGGAGGTCTTTGCTACCCAGGACCCGGACGGCAATGGCAAGAAGGATACGGTCGGACTGGCCATAGGTATCAAGGACGGCTTCAAAACCTGGGGACCGGCGGATACAGCCTTTCTGTTCGGCGCCTATGGCACCATCCCCAATCAATGGAATCTAAGCGACAGTAAGGACCTGGAGTACGGGTCAGTCCAGCCGGAAGTGAAGCCGGTGCTGGCCAAGCTGCGCGATTGGATGAGCAAAGGCTATATTCATAAAGAAGCCGGACTGCAGGATGCAGGCAAAGCACTGGAATTGTTTGCAGCAGGCAAAGCCGGAATCGTGACTGCCCCTTATTGGGCCTATGGCTGGGTGCTGCCAGGTGTCAAGGAGGTTGATCCGAAGGCCGAATACAGCGCCTATCCGCTGCCGGCAGGACCGGACGGCAAGGTGGGCCGCGGGCAATCGGGAACTTCCAACGGCGTGATTCTGATCAACAAAGAGTTCGCCCATCCTGAAGCGCTGTTCCTGTACATCAACTACCTGTTCGACAATCAGGGCGTCGAGGGCAGCGATTTGGAGTATGGCTACCTGGAGGGGTACGATTATATACTGAAGGATGGCCAGCCTGTATGGGACAGCGAGCAATTCCCGGCAGATGCTCCGTTTATGCCTGCGCCTAAATACACGCTGACCTTTGATGGTGCGCGCATTCCTTCGCAGATGATGAAGACGATGAGTGAGCTGGCCGGAGGGAAAGAGCCGCAGAGCACGTTTGAGAAGAAAGCGGCCATGGACCTGCCAGGCAATATCAAGGCCGGCGCGGTTAACTATGAGCAGCGTGAGAGCGCGATGCCCAATATGTTCAACGGCTCCAACACCAAAACGATGAAGAAACGTTGGGATTTCCTCTCCCAGCTGGAGAAGGAAACCTTCAACAAGATCATTTACGGCGATCTTCCGCTGGAGCATTTCGATGAATTCGTAAGCCAGTGGAACAGCTCCGGCGGGGAGACCATCACCAAGGAAGTCAACGAATGGTACCAGTCCGTCAAGACTCCATAAGGGATAGCAACTAAAATAGAAGGAAGAACCTTCCGGTGCCCTGCAGTCTGCGCATGCCGGAGGGTTTCTCCATTCAAAGGGGCTTTAACGAATGCCGAAGGCGAACCTGTTCAAAAAAGTGCTGTTAATTCTATGTATGGTGCTCCTGCCGCTTACACTGATGTTAATGTATGTGAGCCAGGTGAGTATCAGCGTAGTGCGCGAGGAGATTGAAACCAACAGCCGCAGCCGGCTGTCTTTCTATATGCAGCGGCTGGACAGCGAGTTCAATAACTTCGTTAGCTCTATAGCCAATCTGAACAAGGATACCGACATTCAGAAGTTCACCCAGATGGAGGAGAACGCCACCGACTATACCAAGCTTAAATATAAGCTGGAGTCAGGCAAAGAGCTGAGTTCGATCAATTATGGCAGCTGGGAGCATGCGTACACGCTGTATGCTGCGAACTCAGGCGAGATGGTAAGCACACATTCTTCAGTCCGTTACAACGATTATTTTCTACAAAAGCTGCAGGAACAGCGATACGAGCAGCTGGTATGGAAATATGACGATCCGCAGCTTCCCCATATACGTCCGGCGTTCGTCTGGTGGGTATCCCAGCCCTTTGCCCCGCTGAGTGCCGCTGCGGATGCCAACACCATTACCGAGATTCGGGTAAATATCCGCGATCTGGCGGGGATGCTGGATGAATTCAAGGGAGAGAGTTCAGGGGTGCCATTTCTGTATCATGCCGGTGCGCCTGTGATTTCCCCGGCAGGATCTGACCAGAGGGAAATTTCAGAAATTGCCGTGCGCTTTAGCGGGCAGTCTGGCGGAGAAGCGGAGGGCACCTTCACCGCCAGGGTAGAAGGAGTGGTGTACATGGTCAGCTATACTACTTCGGTTGCACTGGACTGGGCACTGATCGAATATGTGCCGCTGGAGCAGATTCTGCAGCCGATTACCACCAGCCGTAAACTGATGTGGCTGTTTATGGGGCTGCTGGTCACCTTGGCTGTGCTTTCCGCTTACCTGCTGTACCGCAACATCCAGGTGCCGATCCGCAAGCTGTATGTTGCGGCCAAGAAGCTGGAGGGCGGCAGCTACGCCTACCGCCTGCCCCGCAACCGAAACGATGAGTTCGGGTATCTGTTTGAGCAGTTCAACAACATGACCGTCCAGATCGGTGACCTGATCGACCGCGTGTATGCCGAGAAGCTGCGTTCCCGGGAAGCCACACTGAAGCAGCTGCAGTCGCAGATCAACCCTCATTTTCTATATAACTGCTTATTCTTTATCAAGAATATGACCCGGCTTGGAGAGAAGGAGACGGTTATGGCCATGGCCGTGAAGCTGGGGGATTTCTTCCGCTATACCACGCACGTGGACCAGCAGGAGGCGACGCTGCGCGAGGAGGTCACCTTGGTAGACAACTACTTGTCCATTCAGCAGATGCGGATGAAGCGGCTGCGCTTCGAGATCTCAGTGCCGGAAGAGCTGATGGAGCTGAGCATTCCCCGTCTGCTGCTGCAGCCATTGGTGGAGAATGCCGTTGTCCATGGCATTGAACCGAAGGAAGGAGAGGCGCTGATTCAAGTCAGAGGGGAGACCCTTAACGTTAACGGCAGACCTGTATATGTCATTACTGTGGAGGATAATGGTGTCGGCATGACTGAGGAGGCCTTGCAGGCTCTGCTTGCCTCATTGAAGCGCAGCCAGGAAGCGGCAGGCAATTGCGGCTTGCGCAATGTGCATCAACGGCTGGTGCTCCGCTTCAGCAGCGGCTCGGGCCTGAGCATGGAAAGGTCTGAGCTTGGAGGCCTGAAGGTTGCTATCTGCTGGTCGGAGCTGTAAGAAGAGAGTGACAGAGGTATCATACTAAGCTGACGCAAGAGGAGACTGTGCGATGTTTCAGGTGCTGATTGTAGATGATGAAGAGTCGGTAGTGGAAGGAGTGGCCGCTACCCTTCCTTGCCCCAGGCTGGGTATTGAGGCCATTCACAAAGCGTTCTCTGCTTCGGAGGCATTGGCAACGCTGGCTAAACATCCTGTGGATCTGTTGATTACCGATATCCGCATGCCTGGTATGTCGGGTCTGGAGCTGATGACCCGGGTGCAGGAGATCTCCCGCACGACGAAGTGTATCCTGCTGACCGGCTATGCCGATTTCGACTATGCCAAACAGGCGATCTCGGGCGGTGCTCTCAACTATCTGCTGAAGCCGGTGGATGACGAGGAGCTGATCACCGCCGTCGAGCAGGCGCTGGAGGCGAAACGCCAGGAATGGCAAGGTGTGGTCTCACGGGAGCGGACGGAACGAACACTTCAGGAGAACCTTCCGCTTCTGCGGCGCAATCTGCTGCTGGAGCTAACCCAGCGCAAGCGGTTGCCGCCGGAGGTGCTGGAGGGCAGAATGCAGACGCTTGGGCTGCCGTTTGCCCACGGAGATTTCATCGCATCTTTAATGGTGCGGCTGGAGGAGCCATTTATCCAATATGACGATTACAATCTGCTCTTAATGGAATACGCTGTTACGAATATTGCCGAAGAGGTGCTGCAGGAGCATTATACGGTGTGGTCATGCCGCGATGCGCACGGCTACCTTGTGTTCGCGCTAAAGCCGTTGCACAAGCAGTGGACCCCGGAGGCAGCCGGTGATCCGGCAGCAGCAAGCGCACTACAGCGCCCTCAGGCCACAGAGATACTGGAGCGGCTTGCCGGAGTGATCCAGAACTTCATACAGGCAACGATGAAGGGCAATATCTCGGTCTTCGGCGGAGCCTGGGGAGAATTCCCGGCCCATCTGGCGGATATGTACGAGGAAGGGATGCTGGCTTTCCGGCGGCACATCGGCGGCGGGTTCCTGCTCATTCAGCCGCAGGAGGACGCCTTAGCCCGGCCCATCCAGGCGATGTATCATCTGTATGAGCCACCTGTCTTGACCGATCTGCTCGAAGCGGGCCGCTGGGATGACTTCCGAAGCAAGATTGGCCGGATTCTGGCAGAGCTTGCGGAACGGTTCGTCGGCTCGGGGCAGCATGCGCTGGAGGCCTATTGGGCGATTGCCGGGGCGCTCGCGTATATCGCCCACAAGAGCGGGTATGGCCTGTTTGATCTGGTTACCGGAGACCGAAATCTGCTGGCCTTCGATTCCTTTCATTCCATCGGACAGATGCAGGCGCGGATTCTGGAGCTGGTGGATCTGGTGCAGGCCGAGCTGGAAGGGGAAACCCGGCATGCCCATCATGTGATGATCCGCCGGATACACAGCTACATTGAACAGCATCTGCATAATGATGTTTCACTGCAGGCCATTGCCCAGGAGGTTTTTCTCCATCCGGTCTATGTGTCGCAGCTCTACAAGAACGTGATGGGCGAGAGCCTCAGTGATTATGTATTAAGGCAACGGATGGAGAAGGCTGCCTTTCAGATTAAACACAGCCGCAAAAAGGTATACGAGGTTGCCGAGCTGGTCGGTTACCAGCATGTCCCCTATTTTATCAGAGTATTCAAGAAATATTACGGCATGCCACCGCAGGAATACCGTGATGCCCATAGCTAAAGGTTCCTCCTGGCAGTGGAAGTCTAATTCAAGTTAGAGGAGAGGACAGGACAATGAAACTTCAGCAACAAGCCATGATTGATAACGAAGGGCCTTGGACCGATGCGGACGGACAGCCGATTCATGCGCATGGGGGAGGTATGCTTGAAGTATCCGGCTGGTACTACTGGCTGGGAGAGGACCGGCGTGAAAGGGTAAGAGTCTCCTGCTACCGTTCGCGCAATCTGGTGGACTGGGAGTTTCGCGGCCATGTGCTTACCTTGGATTCCCCCTTTCAGCCCCTCTACCGCCGCACCTCGCTGCTGAGCGCCCGAGTTCCGCTGGCCTTGTCAGCTGGCACTACGTCTGAATCGGGTCTTGATCTGGCAGATCCGGCCTTCAGCCATGATTACCGGCAAGGGGCTGACCCGCGATTATTCCTGCTTGCTCCGGTGCGTTAGGTTCGCAGGCCGGGCGTGTGGCAGTAGTCTGGCGGACTGTTGGCGGACTGTTTGACGTCTGTGTGAGCGGGTAAGTAATAGGCGTAAAGCGGTTTGAGTTGCAAGCCGTGCATAAACCCTGTTACTTCTGCCATCCTATTACACAGGAAGTAATCTAACTATCCCACTTGCATTGCGAAAGGAGAATGGATGATGTCAGACAGTACCCAAACACAGCAAACTATGCCCCCGCAGGTGCAGAACCGCCAGCCGGGAATCGAAAGTGAAATGAAGCCGCGTCCGAAATACGAGCCGACCAATTATAAAGCCGCCGGCAAATTGCTGGGCAAAGCCGCGCTAATCACCGGCGGGGACAGCGGCATTGGCCGCTCGGTCGCCGTGCTGTTCGCGAAGGAAGGCGCAGACGTGGTGATCTCCTACCTGAACGAGCATTCCGATGCCGAGGAAACGAAACGTCAGGTGGAGCAGGAGGGCCGCAAATGCGTCCTGATCCCTGGCGATATCGGAGTTGAGGCCTTCTGCCAGGATCTGATCAACCAGACCATCAAGGAGCTTGGCAAGCTGGACATCCTGATCAACAATGCTGCCGAGCAGCATCCGCAGGACAAGATAGAGGATATTACAGCCGAGCAGCTGGAGCGGACGTTCCGCACCAATATTTTCTCGATGTTCTATCTGACGAAGGCGGCTATGCCGCATCTGCGGGAAGGCTCTAACATCATCAACACGACCTCCATTACAGCCTACCGAGGCAACCCGCAGCTGCTGGATTACGCTTCGACCAAGGGTGCAATTCTCAGCTTCACACGCTCCTTGTCCACGAATCTGGCTGAACAAGGCATTCGTGTCAACGCCGTAGCCCCCGGCCCAATCTGGACGCCGCTGATTCCATCTACCTTCGATGCCAAGAAGGTCAGCGAATTTGGCGGTACCCAGCCGATGAAACGTCCAGG
This window encodes:
- a CDS encoding sensor histidine kinase — its product is MPKANLFKKVLLILCMVLLPLTLMLMYVSQVSISVVREEIETNSRSRLSFYMQRLDSEFNNFVSSIANLNKDTDIQKFTQMEENATDYTKLKYKLESGKELSSINYGSWEHAYTLYAANSGEMVSTHSSVRYNDYFLQKLQEQRYEQLVWKYDDPQLPHIRPAFVWWVSQPFAPLSAAADANTITEIRVNIRDLAGMLDEFKGESSGVPFLYHAGAPVISPAGSDQREISEIAVRFSGQSGGEAEGTFTARVEGVVYMVSYTTSVALDWALIEYVPLEQILQPITTSRKLMWLFMGLLVTLAVLSAYLLYRNIQVPIRKLYVAAKKLEGGSYAYRLPRNRNDEFGYLFEQFNNMTVQIGDLIDRVYAEKLRSREATLKQLQSQINPHFLYNCLFFIKNMTRLGEKETVMAMAVKLGDFFRYTTHVDQQEATLREEVTLVDNYLSIQQMRMKRLRFEISVPEELMELSIPRLLLQPLVENAVVHGIEPKEGEALIQVRGETLNVNGRPVYVITVEDNGVGMTEEALQALLASLKRSQEAAGNCGLRNVHQRLVLRFSSGSGLSMERSELGGLKVAICWSEL
- a CDS encoding response regulator, which gives rise to MFQVLIVDDEESVVEGVAATLPCPRLGIEAIHKAFSASEALATLAKHPVDLLITDIRMPGMSGLELMTRVQEISRTTKCILLTGYADFDYAKQAISGGALNYLLKPVDDEELITAVEQALEAKRQEWQGVVSRERTERTLQENLPLLRRNLLLELTQRKRLPPEVLEGRMQTLGLPFAHGDFIASLMVRLEEPFIQYDDYNLLLMEYAVTNIAEEVLQEHYTVWSCRDAHGYLVFALKPLHKQWTPEAAGDPAAASALQRPQATEILERLAGVIQNFIQATMKGNISVFGGAWGEFPAHLADMYEEGMLAFRRHIGGGFLLIQPQEDALARPIQAMYHLYEPPVLTDLLEAGRWDDFRSKIGRILAELAERFVGSGQHALEAYWAIAGALAYIAHKSGYGLFDLVTGDRNLLAFDSFHSIGQMQARILELVDLVQAELEGETRHAHHVMIRRIHSYIEQHLHNDVSLQAIAQEVFLHPVYVSQLYKNVMGESLSDYVLRQRMEKAAFQIKHSRKKVYEVAELVGYQHVPYFIRVFKKYYGMPPQEYRDAHS
- a CDS encoding SDR family oxidoreductase, whose translation is MSDSTQTQQTMPPQVQNRQPGIESEMKPRPKYEPTNYKAAGKLLGKAALITGGDSGIGRSVAVLFAKEGADVVISYLNEHSDAEETKRQVEQEGRKCVLIPGDIGVEAFCQDLINQTIKELGKLDILINNAAEQHPQDKIEDITAEQLERTFRTNIFSMFYLTKAAMPHLREGSNIINTTSITAYRGNPQLLDYASTKGAILSFTRSLSTNLAEQGIRVNAVAPGPIWTPLIPSTFDAKKVSEFGGTQPMKRPGQPEELAPAYVYLASDDSSYVTGQVIHVNGGEIING